A genomic window from Flavobacterium phycosphaerae includes:
- a CDS encoding sulfotransferase family protein: MNFITFKQKVYSRYKNSALVSGIFSVFGKELQPKKWIFIVGCYNSGTTLLAEIFEKHPQLSVLPDEGVMLTNQLPRPEDFDWRRMWCQCENEMQIPKNKASKAAQIIKRHWSHFIKKNPDIVVEKSIANTTRMPFFQEHFPNSYFIHIVRNGYAVTEGIKRKALVMEEQQAQLGTHYPIEFPAKQWQRSIDLVEEQKGTIKNFLEITYEEMTADLKGTSLKITTFLGIDTFEDQLLESDFEVHGNKMKVSDQNHKSFARLSEEEWKTINAIAESGLKKHKYYSENPTK, translated from the coding sequence ATGAATTTCATAACGTTCAAGCAAAAAGTATATTCCCGATATAAAAATTCGGCTCTAGTGAGCGGTATTTTTTCAGTATTTGGGAAAGAATTGCAACCCAAAAAATGGATTTTCATTGTTGGCTGTTATAACTCGGGAACTACCTTGTTGGCTGAGATTTTTGAAAAACATCCCCAACTTTCCGTTTTGCCCGATGAAGGCGTTATGCTCACTAATCAGTTGCCGAGACCTGAAGATTTTGATTGGAGAAGAATGTGGTGTCAATGCGAAAATGAAATGCAAATTCCAAAAAACAAAGCTTCAAAAGCGGCTCAAATTATAAAAAGACATTGGTCACATTTTATTAAAAAGAATCCGGATATCGTAGTCGAAAAATCAATCGCTAATACCACCAGAATGCCGTTTTTTCAGGAGCATTTTCCGAATAGTTATTTTATTCATATTGTGCGAAATGGTTACGCCGTTACTGAAGGCATTAAAAGAAAAGCTTTGGTGATGGAGGAACAGCAAGCGCAGTTGGGGACTCACTATCCAATTGAATTCCCAGCAAAACAATGGCAAAGAAGTATTGATTTGGTAGAAGAGCAAAAAGGAACGATTAAGAACTTTTTGGAAATTACTTACGAAGAAATGACGGCTGATTTAAAAGGAACTAGTCTTAAGATAACCACTTTTTTAGGTATTGATACTTTTGAAGACCAACTGTTGGAAAGTGATTTTGAAGTGCACGGTAACAAGATGAAGGTGTCTGACCAAAACCATAAAAGTTTTGCCCGGTTGAGCGAAGAAGAATGGAAAACTATCAATGCTATTGCCGAAAGCGGGCTAAAAAAACATAAGTATTACAGCGAAAACCCAACTAAATAA
- a CDS encoding glycosyltransferase family 4 protein → MKVLFIQDSLGTGGAEKSNSELWYFLRENGVTIKVIVLEHRQKGIEKEILENGFDITFIDNQKLWQQVGSIAQLIKEFQPDIVHSVLFRASLRTRLAKLKTKFYHIESLVNCTYDPIRFADPKVNATALNLYKWLDKITTRKWTEEFIAITNEVREHYIQHLEIKPSKVSVIFRGRKANTFLQHKAQARKEITEELKFADTDIIVTHVGRQEYQKGHLSLLKAIKSIDEQLFADQVKFLFCGRDGNNTKEIETFLAKENLKTTILFLGHRHDVNKILAASDVFVFPSLYEGLGGSLIEAQAAALPIVCSDIKVFQEVVVSDKNALLFSLNDTAALAEKLLILTASKELRTQMGEESLKNFNQKFQLDNVNRQMLEHYKNIR, encoded by the coding sequence ATGAAAGTTCTATTCATACAAGACAGCCTCGGAACCGGAGGTGCTGAAAAATCCAATTCAGAGCTTTGGTATTTCTTGCGTGAAAATGGCGTAACTATTAAAGTCATTGTGTTAGAACACCGTCAAAAAGGAATCGAAAAAGAAATCTTGGAAAACGGTTTTGACATCACGTTTATTGATAATCAAAAGTTGTGGCAGCAAGTTGGGAGCATTGCTCAACTCATCAAAGAATTTCAACCCGATATTGTACATTCTGTTTTGTTTAGGGCTTCGTTGCGTACCCGTTTGGCCAAATTGAAAACCAAATTTTACCACATCGAGAGCTTGGTAAATTGTACCTACGATCCCATTCGCTTTGCCGATCCGAAAGTTAATGCTACAGCGCTTAACCTATACAAATGGTTGGATAAAATCACTACCAGAAAATGGACAGAGGAATTTATTGCAATAACAAATGAAGTTCGGGAGCATTACATTCAGCATTTGGAAATAAAACCGTCAAAGGTGAGTGTTATTTTCAGAGGTAGAAAAGCCAATACTTTTTTACAACATAAAGCTCAGGCACGAAAAGAAATTACGGAAGAATTAAAATTTGCAGACACCGATATCATTGTGACTCATGTGGGTCGTCAGGAATATCAAAAAGGACATTTATCATTGTTAAAAGCTATAAAAAGTATAGACGAACAACTTTTTGCGGACCAAGTAAAATTCCTTTTTTGCGGAAGAGACGGTAATAATACTAAAGAAATTGAAACTTTTTTAGCCAAGGAAAACCTGAAAACGACCATACTGTTTTTAGGGCACCGGCATGATGTCAACAAGATTTTGGCGGCTTCGGATGTTTTTGTTTTTCCCTCGTTGTATGAGGGTTTGGGCGGTTCTTTGATTGAAGCTCAAGCGGCAGCTTTACCCATAGTATGTTCTGATATTAAGGTTTTTCAGGAAGTTGTTGTAAGCGATAAAAATGCCTTGTTGTTTTCGTTAAATGATACTGCTGCTTTGGCCGAAAAATTACTTATTTTAACAGCGTCAAAAGAATTACGAACCCAAATGGGAGAAGAAAGTTTGAAAAACTTCAACCAAAAATTCCAATTAGACAACGTCAACCGTCAAATGCTGGAACATTATAAAAACATACGTTAA
- a CDS encoding MBOAT family O-acyltransferase — MPSIIFNTNRNNMTIVAAGKVFPTVREFLSILITFSLTVLAWVFFRADSVGAALHFLKGIFSFSFFSIPNVNDLKGVATVLGLVFVFLLIEWNGRENKYAIEKLFFSRRPIVRFAFYYAIILAIIGFTGKSQDFIYFQF, encoded by the coding sequence ATGCCGTCCATAATTTTCAATACAAATCGAAACAACATGACCATAGTGGCTGCGGGCAAAGTTTTCCCCACGGTGAGAGAGTTTTTATCCATTTTGATCACTTTCAGTTTAACTGTTTTGGCTTGGGTGTTTTTCAGAGCTGACAGTGTTGGGGCTGCGTTGCATTTTTTAAAAGGGATTTTCTCTTTTTCATTCTTTAGCATTCCCAATGTGAACGATTTAAAAGGGGTTGCAACCGTTTTGGGACTGGTTTTTGTTTTTCTTTTAATTGAATGGAACGGCCGAGAAAACAAGTATGCGATTGAAAAATTATTCTTTTCACGTCGTCCTATTGTTCGATTTGCATTTTACTACGCTATCATTTTAGCTATTATTGGGTTTACCGGTAAAAGTCAGGATTTTATTTACTTTCAATTTTAA
- the asnB gene encoding asparagine synthase (glutamine-hydrolyzing), protein MCGIFGAIGTIDSGQRENVKKALQHRGPDGQYFKEIDGITFFHARLSIIDVAGGNQPFETDRVAIVFNGEIYNYKELIQTHNLQMKTASDTEVIVHLYEKMGTACFQELDGMFALALYDKLEKKIFLVRDRVGKKPLYYSQKNGLAFGSEYQAIISCFPGFQINEQHVQWHLQKGFVAGENTVYQDIFEVLPGHFYCYNLQDKTIHKNQYWHFESYFDVPKIKDNNTALEQLDRLFQQAVSKRVLASDFEVGAFLSGGIDSSLVCALAVKTNPNLKTFTVKMKDGFDESATAALIAKQLKTTHHELYVDYDSLADDYEKILTAYGEPIVDESIVPSFYVAKAASEHLRVILNGDGGDEFFGGYRRYSLYKNYNKLKAISAIGGGVSKLISTSDKNSALAKLNRLSDFFSLQGEAQYFSASTDLFFDAPGFSQVKDLNYLSQDSFSSKKFDSVERTMLTDFHGILPKVLFKKMDIATMQNALEGRSPFIDKSLIEWSASLDTNLKINGFTSKYLLRELNKKYIDGAVYKLPKKGFEISVKDMLNQQLHELYRDYLHSSNPYYANFIDQKYIQDFYLTPGKLNDVKRYKGLLALLNLEIWHKNTTKK, encoded by the coding sequence ATGTGTGGAATATTTGGTGCCATAGGAACAATAGATTCAGGACAGCGTGAGAACGTTAAAAAAGCGTTGCAACATCGTGGTCCTGACGGTCAGTATTTTAAAGAAATTGACGGCATTACTTTTTTTCATGCACGCCTCAGTATTATTGATGTGGCAGGGGGGAATCAACCTTTTGAAACCGATAGAGTAGCAATAGTCTTTAATGGTGAGATATACAACTACAAAGAGCTGATACAAACCCACAACTTGCAGATGAAAACCGCTTCGGACACTGAAGTGATTGTTCATTTGTATGAAAAAATGGGTACCGCTTGTTTTCAGGAATTAGACGGGATGTTTGCGCTGGCCTTATATGATAAATTAGAGAAAAAAATCTTCTTGGTCAGAGACCGTGTGGGCAAAAAACCACTTTATTATTCGCAAAAAAACGGCTTAGCTTTCGGGAGCGAATACCAAGCGATTATCAGTTGCTTTCCCGGATTCCAAATCAATGAGCAACATGTACAATGGCACTTGCAAAAAGGATTTGTAGCCGGAGAAAATACCGTATATCAAGATATCTTTGAAGTTTTGCCCGGCCATTTTTACTGTTATAATTTGCAGGATAAAACTATCCACAAAAACCAATATTGGCACTTTGAAAGTTATTTTGATGTGCCGAAAATAAAAGATAATAACACCGCTTTAGAACAATTAGACCGTCTGTTTCAACAAGCAGTCAGCAAACGAGTTTTAGCCAGTGATTTTGAAGTGGGCGCTTTCCTGAGTGGTGGTATCGACAGTAGTTTGGTTTGTGCTTTGGCAGTGAAAACTAACCCGAATCTGAAAACGTTTACCGTGAAAATGAAAGACGGTTTCGATGAATCGGCAACAGCGGCCTTAATTGCGAAACAATTAAAAACAACCCATCACGAATTGTATGTAGATTATGATTCGCTGGCAGATGACTATGAAAAAATCCTAACAGCTTACGGCGAGCCCATTGTAGATGAAAGCATAGTGCCTTCGTTTTATGTGGCTAAAGCTGCCTCGGAGCACCTGCGCGTGATTTTGAACGGTGACGGCGGAGATGAGTTTTTTGGCGGGTACAGAAGGTATTCCTTATATAAAAACTACAACAAATTAAAAGCCATCAGTGCCATAGGTGGTGGTGTTTCTAAGTTGATTTCGACTTCAGACAAGAACAGTGCGCTGGCCAAATTAAACCGATTGTCTGATTTTTTCAGTTTGCAAGGGGAGGCGCAGTATTTTAGTGCTTCAACGGATTTGTTTTTTGATGCACCTGGTTTCAGTCAAGTAAAAGATTTGAATTACCTTTCACAAGATTCGTTTTCGTCCAAAAAATTTGACAGCGTAGAACGCACGATGCTAACCGATTTTCATGGTATTTTGCCCAAAGTACTATTCAAAAAAATGGATATTGCCACGATGCAAAACGCTCTCGAAGGCCGATCGCCATTTATTGATAAATCGCTTATAGAATGGAGCGCTTCATTGGATACCAATCTTAAAATAAACGGATTTACCTCTAAATATTTGCTGAGAGAACTCAACAAAAAATATATTGACGGCGCGGTGTACAAACTACCTAAGAAGGGGTTTGAAATTTCGGTAAAAGATATGTTGAATCAGCAGTTGCATGAATTATATCGGGATTATTTGCACAGTAGTAATCCTTATTATGCTAATTTTATAGACCAAAAATACATTCAGGATTTTTACCTGACACCGGGAAAACTGAATGATGTTAAGCGATACAAAGGTTTATTGGCGCTTTTGAACTTAGAAATTTGGCACAAAAACACAACCAAAAAATAG
- a CDS encoding GNAT family N-acetyltransferase — MKDNQFVYQWAEPTDVNQIVTLFELCLGADGGAPTVTFWNWKHHQNPGGISPVILAWDGDKLIGIRAFMCFKFHNKKEVYKAYRPVDTATHPDYQGKGIFRNLTMSLIDDLKKIDEKAFIFNTPNSLSKPGYIKMGWKEWGKPVIQIMPSLSLFGNFKKDQAKLLAHDFSGITVTATDSLTVYKDAVYYQWRYQQISIQSYGMKELVIGADTYRILYRQKKIKFLNEFRICDIIKNNTSCQEVPVAVFVKLFFAFGAGFVSFINKSTLSFTVKLLKKSPMVTFRKINDQDADLPFTAIDWSIGELELF, encoded by the coding sequence ATGAAAGATAATCAGTTTGTTTACCAATGGGCAGAGCCAACCGATGTGAATCAGATTGTCACGTTGTTTGAGCTATGCTTAGGAGCAGATGGCGGTGCACCAACCGTTACATTTTGGAACTGGAAACACCATCAAAATCCGGGTGGTATTTCTCCCGTTATTTTAGCTTGGGACGGAGATAAACTTATTGGAATCAGAGCTTTTATGTGTTTCAAATTTCATAATAAAAAAGAGGTTTATAAAGCCTATCGCCCTGTAGATACTGCCACACATCCTGATTATCAAGGAAAAGGAATTTTCAGAAATCTGACAATGTCTTTAATTGATGATTTAAAAAAGATAGATGAAAAAGCATTTATTTTTAATACGCCAAATTCATTATCCAAACCGGGTTATATCAAAATGGGATGGAAAGAATGGGGAAAACCCGTAATTCAAATTATGCCGTCCTTATCGCTTTTTGGGAATTTTAAAAAAGACCAAGCAAAATTATTAGCACATGATTTTTCAGGAATTACAGTAACGGCAACAGATAGTTTGACAGTTTACAAAGATGCCGTCTATTATCAGTGGCGCTATCAACAGATTTCCATTCAAAGTTATGGTATGAAAGAGCTTGTTATAGGTGCTGATACTTATAGAATACTTTACAGACAAAAGAAAATTAAATTCCTTAACGAATTCAGGATTTGCGATATTATAAAAAACAATACCAGTTGTCAGGAAGTACCTGTAGCGGTCTTTGTTAAATTGTTTTTTGCCTTTGGAGCCGGATTTGTTTCTTTTATCAATAAATCAACACTGTCGTTTACCGTGAAGCTGTTGAAAAAATCGCCTATGGTTACCTTCCGAAAGATTAACGACCAAGATGCCGATTTGCCATTCACCGCGATTGATTGGTCCATTGGCGAATTAGAACTGTTTTAA
- a CDS encoding glycosyltransferase, protein MVIFQLIQKFQLRGAEMFAAQLSQHLETSGHQVFLISLFPGDGVLPFSGEKLSLNRPISKRWTDYEGWKALAILIEKHQPDLIQCNAGDTLKFAVLSKKIMGWQQPIIARNASMVSLYINNPITKWINGFLYKKADYVISVSENSKEDINALFPVTIPKTTVIPVGIELVPSEEVILTGGMSAEKHIIHVGGFSFEKNHEGLLSIYKKYLAQNPNTHLHLLGEGPKREEIQKLSETLGLQDKITFYGWVSNPMNYVRKADVLVLPSIIEGLPGVILEAMISKVVVVAYNVGGVSEVVQNNETGYLVEKNDETGLVNALDKALREDNSHLIQQAYDLVNQKYNNTAIAKQFEKVYFSIINKTTIS, encoded by the coding sequence TTGGTCATCTTCCAACTCATACAAAAATTCCAACTTCGTGGGGCCGAAATGTTTGCCGCGCAACTCTCGCAACATTTAGAAACTTCAGGACACCAAGTATTCCTTATCTCGCTGTTTCCGGGTGATGGAGTGTTACCGTTTTCCGGAGAAAAACTAAGTTTGAATCGGCCCATTTCAAAACGTTGGACTGATTACGAAGGATGGAAAGCCTTAGCCATTTTAATTGAAAAACACCAACCGGACCTCATTCAATGCAATGCCGGAGATACATTGAAATTTGCCGTTTTGTCTAAAAAAATAATGGGATGGCAACAACCTATTATTGCCAGAAATGCCAGTATGGTAAGTCTTTACATAAATAATCCTATAACAAAATGGATTAACGGTTTTTTGTATAAAAAGGCGGATTATGTCATTTCAGTTTCCGAAAATTCTAAAGAAGATATCAACGCATTATTCCCAGTTACCATTCCTAAAACAACTGTTATTCCTGTCGGTATTGAACTCGTTCCATCAGAAGAAGTGATTTTGACAGGAGGTATGTCGGCGGAAAAACACATCATACATGTGGGCGGTTTCAGTTTCGAAAAGAACCACGAAGGATTGCTGTCTATTTATAAAAAATATTTAGCCCAAAACCCAAATACGCATTTGCATTTACTTGGCGAAGGCCCCAAAAGAGAAGAAATTCAAAAGCTATCGGAAACCTTGGGACTGCAAGATAAAATTACTTTTTATGGCTGGGTTTCCAATCCGATGAACTACGTTAGAAAAGCGGATGTATTGGTTTTGCCAAGTATTATCGAAGGACTTCCGGGCGTAATTTTGGAAGCTATGATTTCAAAAGTCGTAGTAGTAGCCTACAATGTGGGAGGCGTTTCCGAAGTAGTTCAAAATAACGAAACCGGCTATTTGGTAGAAAAAAATGATGAAACCGGTTTAGTAAATGCCCTTGACAAAGCACTTAGGGAAGACAATAGTCATTTGATTCAACAGGCCTATGATTTGGTCAACCAAAAATATAATAATACCGCTATTGCTAAGCAATTTGAAAAAGTATACTTTAGCATCATAAACAAAACAACAATCTCATAA
- a CDS encoding sulfotransferase family protein has protein sequence MKHVILLSCKSSGSTALQNYLKENLGYKTISFTQHQEEETLYWSKVASVLKMPQNKMYRSKVPYTVEKAVKDLNEFFLKNKLAHINITKETTEKEFQEYYFELIQSLAPKFIEKSPHHLYNESNLVLIKNFVERYKNEVDIRIIGLIRHPQSVLLSGWKRWQFLPSGFQNEWNISYKNLLDWKEKLNITFCEYEKLVSNEITFDQLIGETAPVEKYRFNSKSMNNWMNNKDYGFQLSNEVIATAKRFGYTEFKTLGSLQWKITIAKASLLFSIKSLLKKLKS, from the coding sequence ATGAAACACGTTATCCTATTGTCTTGCAAATCATCCGGTTCTACAGCGTTACAAAACTACCTGAAGGAAAATTTAGGATACAAAACAATCTCGTTTACGCAGCATCAGGAAGAAGAAACGTTGTATTGGAGTAAGGTGGCTTCTGTTTTAAAAATGCCGCAAAACAAGATGTACCGTTCCAAAGTTCCGTATACAGTAGAAAAAGCGGTAAAGGACTTGAATGAGTTTTTTCTAAAAAACAAACTTGCTCACATCAACATCACTAAAGAGACTACGGAGAAAGAATTTCAGGAATATTATTTCGAATTGATTCAGTCTTTGGCACCAAAATTCATAGAAAAAAGCCCGCATCATTTGTACAACGAATCCAATTTGGTGCTAATCAAAAATTTTGTAGAGCGCTATAAAAATGAAGTGGATATTAGAATAATTGGTCTTATTAGACATCCGCAATCGGTCTTGCTTTCCGGCTGGAAACGCTGGCAGTTTTTACCAAGCGGTTTTCAAAACGAATGGAATATCTCGTATAAAAACCTTTTGGATTGGAAAGAAAAACTCAATATCACTTTCTGCGAATACGAGAAACTAGTGTCCAACGAGATAACTTTTGACCAATTAATTGGCGAAACCGCTCCCGTTGAAAAATACCGTTTCAACAGCAAATCAATGAACAACTGGATGAATAATAAAGACTATGGATTTCAGTTGTCCAATGAAGTTATAGCTACTGCCAAACGATTTGGTTATACTGAATTTAAGACTTTAGGTTCTCTTCAGTGGAAAATCACTATAGCCAAAGCCAGCCTGCTATTCAGCATTAAAAGTTTACTCAAAAAATTGAAATCATAA
- a CDS encoding D-alanyl-lipoteichoic acid biosynthesis protein DltD, with protein sequence MKRFLRRLFLFFLPFLVVTVFFEIYLRSVNTIYKEKLSGLHKNGENVEMLIFGNSHANYDINPSQLDAEAYNMAMVNQSWFYDHAIFEKEINKLPNLKYVILSLDYHSLYFSSQGLRDNWIYYDYGIDNAIDWTTKTSRFWFGYTPKIAFAMLKSDINKRIVSFRKHKKTVNYHVENGVNILDTMANGWIPYKAGKNKKIKEKSAQNRAAIFNSKINNLAERQRNIKLLKSFLQELKQRNITPIIVTLPCHELYNKNIDNEVREKDSKEVTAIVNEYGGAYFDYLHFVKDDSMYYDCDHMNRNGATYFTQQLNKDIKAKFPQYAAKN encoded by the coding sequence ATGAAACGATTTTTACGCCGACTTTTTCTATTCTTCTTGCCCTTTTTAGTAGTAACGGTTTTCTTCGAAATCTACTTAAGATCGGTGAATACTATTTACAAAGAAAAGCTGTCCGGACTTCATAAAAACGGAGAAAACGTAGAGATGTTAATTTTTGGGAATTCTCATGCCAACTACGATATCAATCCAAGTCAACTTGATGCCGAAGCCTATAATATGGCCATGGTAAATCAGTCGTGGTTTTATGACCATGCTATTTTTGAAAAAGAAATAAACAAACTGCCCAACCTGAAATATGTGATTTTGAGTTTGGATTATCACAGCTTATATTTTTCATCACAAGGCTTAAGAGACAACTGGATTTACTACGATTACGGCATTGATAATGCTATAGATTGGACCACAAAAACTTCACGATTCTGGTTTGGTTATACTCCCAAAATTGCGTTTGCCATGCTGAAAAGCGATATCAATAAACGCATTGTTTCTTTCAGAAAACACAAGAAAACAGTCAACTATCACGTAGAAAACGGAGTGAATATTCTGGATACCATGGCCAATGGGTGGATTCCGTATAAAGCCGGAAAAAATAAAAAGATAAAAGAAAAAAGTGCCCAAAACAGAGCCGCCATTTTCAACAGCAAAATCAATAATCTGGCAGAGAGACAACGAAACATTAAACTATTAAAATCCTTTTTGCAAGAACTTAAACAGCGAAATATCACTCCAATAATAGTGACGTTACCTTGTCATGAATTGTATAATAAAAATATTGATAATGAAGTTCGCGAGAAGGATAGTAAAGAAGTAACGGCCATTGTCAACGAGTATGGGGGTGCTTACTTTGACTATTTGCATTTTGTGAAAGATGACAGCATGTACTATGATTGCGACCACATGAACCGAAACGGTGCGACCTACTTTACACAACAGTTGAATAAAGATATTAAAGCGAAATTTCCACAGTATGCCGCCAAAAATTAA
- a CDS encoding glycosyltransferase — protein MPPKIKVLHIIKSLGRGGAEMLLPETIKVHDQSRFEFHCIYFLPWKDQMVPAIEKAGGKVTCFSAKNNLTLLFQYPKIVKYCKENNIQLIHAHLPWAGIVARIAGRLAKLPVLYTEHNNFDKYHILTKILSSVTYKFQTKVLAVSEDAKAALERRNLFHDIVYVPNGVNTDFFSKTNHFSQLPEVEGFVGHDKVIGTVAVFRKQKRLDIFIEVAHLAQQQKLPFKFLMVGAGTEMPMIQALVEQYQLNNVMLAGIQENPADFMQYMDVFLITSDFEGLPVALLESMSMEIVPFCTNVGGIPNVVNDNRNGVLLKSNQPAEILSQLETQVLNEITNFESLKKQARNTVVADYSIQRMVNQLETIYTEVLQHER, from the coding sequence ATGCCGCCAAAAATTAAAGTCCTTCATATTATCAAATCCTTAGGCCGTGGCGGAGCAGAAATGTTGTTGCCTGAAACGATAAAAGTGCACGACCAATCCCGATTTGAGTTTCATTGTATTTACTTTTTGCCTTGGAAAGACCAAATGGTGCCGGCCATCGAGAAAGCAGGAGGAAAGGTTACTTGCTTTTCGGCCAAGAATAATTTGACACTGTTGTTTCAGTATCCTAAAATTGTAAAATATTGCAAAGAAAACAACATTCAGCTTATTCACGCCCATTTGCCTTGGGCCGGAATTGTAGCAAGAATAGCAGGACGATTGGCAAAACTCCCGGTGTTGTATACCGAGCACAATAATTTTGATAAATACCATATACTGACCAAAATATTGAGTTCAGTTACTTATAAATTTCAAACCAAAGTCTTAGCCGTTTCAGAAGATGCCAAAGCAGCATTAGAAAGAAGAAACCTGTTTCATGATATTGTGTATGTACCTAATGGCGTAAACACTGATTTTTTTTCCAAAACAAATCATTTTTCCCAATTGCCCGAAGTAGAAGGTTTCGTAGGTCATGACAAAGTAATCGGAACCGTTGCGGTTTTCAGAAAGCAAAAAAGATTGGATATTTTTATTGAAGTAGCTCATTTGGCCCAGCAACAAAAACTGCCATTCAAATTTCTAATGGTTGGAGCCGGAACAGAAATGCCCATGATACAAGCTTTGGTAGAACAGTATCAATTAAACAATGTGATGTTAGCCGGGATTCAGGAAAACCCGGCCGACTTCATGCAGTATATGGATGTTTTTCTGATTACGAGTGATTTTGAAGGATTACCGGTGGCTTTATTGGAATCGATGAGTATGGAGATTGTACCGTTTTGTACCAACGTAGGCGGGATTCCGAATGTGGTTAATGACAATAGAAACGGAGTGCTTTTAAAAAGTAACCAACCGGCCGAAATCTTATCACAATTAGAAACTCAAGTGTTGAACGAAATCACTAATTTTGAAAGCTTGAAAAAACAGGCCAGAAACACCGTTGTTGCCGATTACAGCATTCAGCGAATGGTCAACCAGTTAGAAACTATTTACACCGAAGTTCTCCAGCATGAAAGATAA
- a CDS encoding polysaccharide deacetylase family protein, protein MKIDSYHKILTYHDFENVSNFEKQLQIISRLPKVLVTTDDGDLSFYTNAFPLLVKYNIPAILFIIPSLIGTNQPFWWNEVYHYLGKAAGSEKIKELKSIPNQERVDYLNQLRNNAEKPLLKQQQLTVEQIHEMQNKGIVIANHSFTHPMFDQCTEAEIRSELQNTRAFFEENKLNGYSFFAYPNGSHNAVSEKVLKEEGIEYAFLFDHKISHGKRNPLRISRLSLNDYTPIWKFKLILSGWHSKLLPITKSIHQILKK, encoded by the coding sequence ATGAAGATTGACTCTTACCATAAAATCCTAACGTATCACGACTTTGAAAATGTTTCCAATTTTGAGAAACAGCTTCAAATAATCAGTCGATTGCCCAAAGTACTGGTTACTACGGATGACGGCGATTTGAGCTTCTATACCAATGCTTTTCCGTTGCTGGTCAAATATAATATTCCGGCCATTTTATTTATCATTCCCTCGCTCATAGGAACCAATCAACCTTTTTGGTGGAATGAAGTTTATCATTATTTGGGCAAAGCCGCCGGGAGCGAAAAAATAAAGGAATTGAAATCCATTCCCAATCAGGAAAGAGTTGACTATTTAAATCAACTTCGGAACAATGCCGAAAAGCCGCTTTTAAAACAACAACAGCTTACCGTTGAACAGATACACGAAATGCAAAACAAAGGCATAGTCATAGCCAACCACAGTTTTACACATCCTATGTTTGACCAGTGCACGGAAGCTGAAATTAGAAGCGAGTTGCAAAACACGAGAGCATTTTTCGAAGAAAACAAATTAAACGGTTATTCCTTTTTTGCTTATCCAAACGGCAGTCACAATGCAGTTTCTGAAAAAGTACTGAAAGAGGAAGGAATTGAATATGCGTTTTTGTTTGACCACAAAATTAGCCACGGAAAAAGAAATCCGTTGCGCATTTCCCGATTGAGCTTGAATGACTACACACCAATTTGGAAGTTTAAATTAATTTTATCGGGCTGGCATTCGAAATTATTACCAATTACCAAATCCATACATCAAATTTTAAAGAAATGA